The nucleotide window CGTGGGATATGGATACGCCGTGGTTTGTGCTAGATGATGGCGAGCCTAGGGTAATGATGGGGCTTGGTGAGCTTATGGCTATGGCTCAAAGCTATAAAGAGGTACAAAAAGAGTGCTTTGAGCTAAAGCTTGAAAAGAGCATTTGGCAAAATATTCCTGCAGATTTTAGTGATGTCTGGGCTGTGGCTATGGATAAAGTAAAAAGACAAAAGCCGTCAAATATAGCAAGCATAAGCTCAATAGACACAGACAAGCTAGTAAGATGTATAAAAAAAGACCACCCAAATTTATTTGTAGATATGAATGAAATTATGAAGGAGTAGTGATGATTGATTTTTCGGCATATGTGAAGTACTCTCGCCCAGGACCGCGTTATACTAGCTATCCTACTGCGCCAGAGTTTAGCGATAAATTTAGCTATGAGGATTATATAAATGAGCTAAAAAGCAGGGACTCCTCTCGACCACTATCGCTTTACCTTCATTTGCCATTTTGTCGTTCGGCGTGCTATTTTTGCGGCTGTAACGTCATTTATACAAGCAAAGAGGACAAAAAGACGCGGTATATGGAGTATTTAGAGCGTGAGCTGGATATTTTATCTAGCACTTTAGATACGAGCGCACCTGTCCTTCAGATGCACTTTGGGGGTGGTACTCCGACTTTTTACTCAGCTAAGCAGCTTGATGCCATTATAGGTATGATTAAGGATAAATTTAAAAACTTTCGAGATGACGCTGAGGTAAGTTGCGAGATAGACCCTAGATTTTTAAACGCAGAGCAGCTTGATGTGTTAGTATCTCATGGCTTTAACCGTATTAGCTACGGAGTGCAGGATTTTGACTCTAGGGTGCAGGAGGAGATACACCGTATCCAGCCATTTGAGCTTACGCAAAATGCCGTAAAAATGGCAAGAGAGCGTGGTATAAATTCCATAAACATGGATCTAATCTATGGGCTTCCCTACCAAAGCCTAGAAAGCTTTAAGCGTACATTAAGCCTTGCAAAGGAGCTTGACCCAGATAGGCTTGCGGTGTTTAACTACGCTCACGTGCCATGGCTTAAAAAGTCCATGCGTAAATTTGATGAGGCTACGTTACCAAGCCCTCAAACAAAGCTTGAAATTTTAAAATATACTGCCGATTTTCTTACTCAAAATGGCTATAACATGATAGGCATGGATCACTTCGCAAAGCCTAGTGATGAGCTTTTTGCGGCGCTAAATGACGGCACTTTGCATAGAAATTTCCAAGGCTACACTACTAAGGGTGGGGCAGATTTAGTCGGTATCGGACTTACTAGCATAGGCGAGGGCGTGCGGTACTATGCGCAAAATCACAAGGATATGAGCGAGTATGAAGCAGCACTTGATGCGGGCAGATTGCCTTATCATAGAGGAATTTATCTAAGCGATGAGGATCTACTAAGAAAGAGTGTGATAATGAGCCTGATGAGTAATTTTGCGCTTGATAAAAGGAGCATAGAGGCTAGATTTGGGATTAAATTTGATGAGCATTTTAAAAGCGAGCTTGAAGCGCTTAAGCAGTTTGATGAGCTTGTAAGTATTAGTGATGAAGCGATAAAGGTAAGCCAAACAGGAAGCCTTGTCATACGCAATATTGCTATGTGCTTTGACGAGTACCTAAGCGCCATTCCAGAGGAGAAAAGGCGCTTTTCAAAGACCATTTAAAGAGTGCAAAATGTTTGATTTTAGCCAGATTAGCGACGCATGTGTAAAGTGCGGTAGGTGCATTCAAGTATGCACCATCTATAGCGTAAACCGTGATGAGGCGACAAGTCCGCGTGGATTTTTGGATTTAGTGGGTGCGTACAGCAGAGGCGAGCTAGGGCTAGATAAGGGCGCAAAGCGCATATTTGAGAGCTGCTTTTTGTGTACAAACTGTGTCGAAGTATGTCCTAAAAATTTACGTGTTGATACGGCTATTGAATTTATCCGCGCAGACATCGCCAAAAAGCACGGCATAGCGTGGTATAAGAGGGCGTTTTTCTTTTTGCTTAGGCACAGGTGGGCTATGGATTTTTGCGCGAAGCTAGGCTTTGTCTTTCAAAGTTGCGCATTTAAGTTACGTCAGGGTGGCATGAGCGCACGCTTTAGTCTGCCGATGATAAAAAAGGGGCGATTTTTACCTTCTGCTAAGCGCAAAAGCTTTTTAAACTCGCACCCAAAAATCATACCAGCAAGTACGCAAAACCCACGCAAAATCGGGCTTTTTATAGGTTGTATGGCAAATTATGCCTACACTGAAGTGGGCGAGAGTATCATAGCCATAGCTAGGGCGCTAAATCTTGAGCTAAATTTAATGAAAAAGCAGGCCTGTTGCGGTGCGCCTGCTTATTTTACAGGGGATTTAGCCACAGCTAAAGAGCTAGCAAAGAAAAATATAGCCTACTTTGAAAGCTTGCTAAATGAGGGCGGTCTTGAGGCTATTATAATTCCAGAGGCGACATGCTCTGCTATGATAAAAGTCGATTACGAGCATCTTTTTGAGGCTGGCAGCCAGTGGCAAAATAGGTTAAAAGTCATAAAAGACAGGGTGTTTATGGCGACTGAGTTTTTGAATAATTTTACAAATTTAAAAGAGCTTTTAAAAAGCCACAATGGTTTAATTGAGGATGTAAAAATCACCTATCACGACCCATGTCATGCTAGAAAAATGCAGGGGATTTGGCGTGAGCCACGAGAAATTTTAAGCCAAAAATTTATCATTAATGAGATGAGTGACTCAAACGCCTGTTGCGGATTTGGAGGGGTTAGTTTGCAGTCTGAGCGCAGAGATTTAGTCGAGGCAGTAGGGGCTAAAAAAGCCCAGATGGTAGGCTTAAGCGGTGCCGAGATAGTAAGTGCTGAGTGTAGTGCGTGTCGTATGCAAATCTCAGACGCTTTGGTAGCAAATGGGGTAAATGCTAGGTTTAAAAATCCGCTTGAGTTAATCGCCCAGAGCTTAAAAAACGATTAATTTAAAGCAAAATTAATGCAAACTTATGTAAAATAACCTAAAATAATCTTATTATACCCCCCCCCACTAAGGTATAATAGTTTAATATTTTCACAGAAAAAGGATTTAAAATCATGAAAAAGTTGATTGCTATTAGCGCATTAGCCGCTACTGTAATAACGGCAAATGCTGCAGATAGGAGTTATAGAATTTATCTAGGCGCTTTCTCTGACGCTACAAGTCAAGCGACACTGGATAAGCTAAGCTCAAATATCAAGGATGAACTAAAAGGGAGCAAGATAGCTGAAGTATCTAGCTATGCATCTGGTGCGAATAAGATACTATACCTTGATACAGAGGCTATTTCACAGGCTGAAGCAGATGAGCTTTTAGGCAAGGTAAAATCTATAAATTCAAATACAAAAACCGCATTTATGCGCCCTAAAAAATCATACATAGCTAGTGCCGAAACTATATCTGAAAATAATCCAGTAGTAACTGTATCAAATGATGATGCAAGCGTTGTTGCTACTGAGGAAAAGGCGCAAGATAGTGTTGCAAATTTACCAGCACTTGATGAGAAGCCTGTTGTTTCTAGCAATGATGAGGTCGAGGATAGCTTTACTTTAACGCTATCAGAGGCTGTAAAGCAGACCCTAGACACAAATCCTAGTCTAAAGAGCATGGAATTTAATTATCTGCAAGTCGGAAAAGATTTAAATATCTCTAAAAATGCCTACTATCCGACACTTGATTTAATCGCTACCGGTGGATATTCAAAGCAGCGTAAGAGAGAAAATGATGGACCAAGATTAAAAGATGGTGGCTTGACATCTGATGTACAGTTGGTATTAACGCAAAATATATATAATGGCGGCGCTGATGAAAATCGCATAAACTCTCAAAGTGCACGTATGGATTCTGCTGCTTATAGCGTGGCTCAAACAGCCGATAGATTGACTTTAAGCTTAGTAAATGCTTATTTGGAAGTTTTAAAAACTAAGCGTATTGTTGATGTTGAAAGAGAGAGTGTAAAAAGCCATGAATTAATCTATAACCAAATAAAAGATCGTGCAGATGCCGGGTTTGGCGTTGCCTCTGAAGAGCGTCAGGCTGGTAGCCGCTATACTCTAGCCCAATCGAATTTAATAGCAGCGCAAAATAACTATGAGGATGCATTAAGTACATTTGAAAAGCTTTATGGGCAAAAAGTCGAGGCCTCATCTTTGGTAACTCCAAATTTTGAAGTAATATTACCAACTAGCCAACAAGAAGTATATGCAAAAGCTATGCAGTGTAATCCTAGCATACTTGTGCAGCGTGCTAATATAGCCATGGCTGAATCTGTCGTAAAAGAGAAAAATGCTGCATTTTTACCAAAGCTTGATTTAGAGCTATCTGGCACTTATGAGACAAGTAAGGTATTTTACGACCACTATGACAATGAGGCTTTAAATGCGCTTGTCAAACTTAGATATAACCTTTACAACAAAGGTGCTGATAAGCTAGACAAAGAAAAAAGCCAGCTAGCAACTCAGCAAGAACAAAGAACACTTGATGAACTTGTACGTGAACTAAGCGAGAGCCTTAAGTTTTCGTGGCAGTCATATGTGCTAGAGCAGAAAAAAATGGAGTATCTAAACGAACATATAGATTATGCTAGAGCTACTCTTGACTCTTATCAGGATGAGTTTAGAATAGGACGCAGAGATCTTATAAATTTGCTTGATGCAGAGAATGAATATAACACGGCTTTAAAAGAGATAGTAAGTACTGAAACGGCGCTTTTATATGCAAAGTATAGACTACTTGATAATATGGGTATGATCTCTGATAGCTTTGAGCCAGGATTTGCTAAACGCTATATCCAAGGCGCTTGCAGTATTCAAAACGACTTAAGATAATTTAAAAATGACCGTTTTTAGGGTCGCTAAATTTATAGCAGCAGCTTTAATTAGTTGCTGCTTGCTTTATACATGGCTGGGTGCTGCTGACCAGATAAGTCAGGCCACTATTGATAAAATGGCTAAAGTTTATGGTGATGGCGGAAA belongs to Campylobacter sp. 19-13652 and includes:
- the hemN gene encoding oxygen-independent coproporphyrinogen III oxidase, which encodes MIDFSAYVKYSRPGPRYTSYPTAPEFSDKFSYEDYINELKSRDSSRPLSLYLHLPFCRSACYFCGCNVIYTSKEDKKTRYMEYLERELDILSSTLDTSAPVLQMHFGGGTPTFYSAKQLDAIIGMIKDKFKNFRDDAEVSCEIDPRFLNAEQLDVLVSHGFNRISYGVQDFDSRVQEEIHRIQPFELTQNAVKMARERGINSINMDLIYGLPYQSLESFKRTLSLAKELDPDRLAVFNYAHVPWLKKSMRKFDEATLPSPQTKLEILKYTADFLTQNGYNMIGMDHFAKPSDELFAALNDGTLHRNFQGYTTKGGADLVGIGLTSIGEGVRYYAQNHKDMSEYEAALDAGRLPYHRGIYLSDEDLLRKSVIMSLMSNFALDKRSIEARFGIKFDEHFKSELEALKQFDELVSISDEAIKVSQTGSLVIRNIAMCFDEYLSAIPEEKRRFSKTI
- a CDS encoding DUF2603 domain-containing protein, producing the protein MNKIDQKIEQASADLGIKKDGRVVLEMSACDDENSRLISLKSGAWDMDTPWFVLDDGEPRVMMGLGELMAMAQSYKEVQKECFELKLEKSIWQNIPADFSDVWAVAMDKVKRQKPSNIASISSIDTDKLVRCIKKDHPNLFVDMNEIMKE
- a CDS encoding (Fe-S)-binding protein encodes the protein MFDFSQISDACVKCGRCIQVCTIYSVNRDEATSPRGFLDLVGAYSRGELGLDKGAKRIFESCFLCTNCVEVCPKNLRVDTAIEFIRADIAKKHGIAWYKRAFFFLLRHRWAMDFCAKLGFVFQSCAFKLRQGGMSARFSLPMIKKGRFLPSAKRKSFLNSHPKIIPASTQNPRKIGLFIGCMANYAYTEVGESIIAIARALNLELNLMKKQACCGAPAYFTGDLATAKELAKKNIAYFESLLNEGGLEAIIIPEATCSAMIKVDYEHLFEAGSQWQNRLKVIKDRVFMATEFLNNFTNLKELLKSHNGLIEDVKITYHDPCHARKMQGIWREPREILSQKFIINEMSDSNACCGFGGVSLQSERRDLVEAVGAKKAQMVGLSGAEIVSAECSACRMQISDALVANGVNARFKNPLELIAQSLKND
- a CDS encoding TolC family outer membrane protein, with the protein product MKKLIAISALAATVITANAADRSYRIYLGAFSDATSQATLDKLSSNIKDELKGSKIAEVSSYASGANKILYLDTEAISQAEADELLGKVKSINSNTKTAFMRPKKSYIASAETISENNPVVTVSNDDASVVATEEKAQDSVANLPALDEKPVVSSNDEVEDSFTLTLSEAVKQTLDTNPSLKSMEFNYLQVGKDLNISKNAYYPTLDLIATGGYSKQRKRENDGPRLKDGGLTSDVQLVLTQNIYNGGADENRINSQSARMDSAAYSVAQTADRLTLSLVNAYLEVLKTKRIVDVERESVKSHELIYNQIKDRADAGFGVASEERQAGSRYTLAQSNLIAAQNNYEDALSTFEKLYGQKVEASSLVTPNFEVILPTSQQEVYAKAMQCNPSILVQRANIAMAESVVKEKNAAFLPKLDLELSGTYETSKVFYDHYDNEALNALVKLRYNLYNKGADKLDKEKSQLATQQEQRTLDELVRELSESLKFSWQSYVLEQKKMEYLNEHIDYARATLDSYQDEFRIGRRDLINLLDAENEYNTALKEIVSTETALLYAKYRLLDNMGMISDSFEPGFAKRYIQGACSIQNDLR